CACCGCGGCTTACGACGACATCCGCGTGAGACTCACCGGAACCGAGTGAGTCGCTCCATCCACGACGCAGCCTGATTGGCAGCGGAGAACGGCTGTTCGGTGGAGTGGACTTGTGTGCACGTGGGTACGAGTGCGTCGACGTCATAGCGTCGGAGTACCGCGCTACGGCAACGCGAACGCCACGTACGTCCCCCCCGACGGTGCCCCGTTCTTCCCGCCGCCGCAGCTGACCACGATGTACTGCTTGCCGCCTATCATATAAGTAGCAGGCGTGTTGTTCGCCGCTGCCGGCAGGGTGTACTCCCACAGCAGTTTTCCCGTGGCCTTGTCGTACGCGTGCATCTTGTTGTCGTACGTCGTCGCGGCGATGAGCAACAGCCCGTTCTCCGTGACAATCGCGGCGCCGTAGTTATCGGTGCCGGTGTTCTTGATTCCCTGTGCGGCGAGCTTGGGATACTCGCCGAACGGGATCGACCACTTCGTCTCGCCGGAGTTCAGGTCGATCGCGTTGAGCGTCCCCCAGGGCGGCTTCGTGCCGGGGTAGCCCTCGTGATCGAGGAAGATGTCGAACGTCGTGTTGCGGTACTTCATGAACGTTGGCACCGATTTCGGCGCGCGGTGCGTCGGCTTGCCCGTGAGCACGAAGTCAGCAATCTCGCCGACCATCGAATCGTCCATCGCCTGCGAGAACCCGGGCATCCGTCCCGTGCCGTCGCTGATCACCCGCACCAGTTGATCGCGCGTGTACTTCTTGCCAACGCCCGTGAGCGTCGGCGCGAGCGGCGTGGTCTTGGGTCCGTGACACTCGGCGCAGTACGCATTGAACAACGAGACGGTATCGCGGCGCACCATCTTCAGCACCCACCCCATCTCGTTCGCGTTCACGTAGAGGAGGCCGGTCTTCGGGTCGTACGACGGCCCGCCATATTCGCCTCCGCCGTCCACGCCAGGGAAGATGATCGTTCCCGTGAGCGTCGGCGGCGTGAACGGATGCGGCGTCGGATTCTCCTTGAAAATCTTGAGCGCCGCCGCGTGCGCCTCGGGCGTGCGGTCGGTGAGCTCCGACTCCGTGAGCTGCTGACGAACGAAGGGGCGCGGGATGGTGGGGAACCGCTGCGAGTCCGCGGCGACTTCGCCGTCGAGTGACGCCTTGGGCATCTGCCGCCACTCGCTCGGGAACAGCTCCTTGCCCGTGTCACGATCGAGCACCCACACGTGCCCGGTCTTGGTGATCTGCACAACGGCCTCCACGGGCTGGCCGTCGCGCGTGACGGTCACGAGCGCGGGTGACGCCGGGAAATCACGGTCCCAGAGGTCGTGCTTGAGTCCCTGGAAGTGCCAGAGCCGCTTGCCGGTGTTTGCGTCGAGCGCAACGATCGAATTCGCGAAGAGGTCGTCGCCCAAACGATTCGCGCCGTAGAAGTCGTACGACGCCGAGCCGGCGGCGAAGAACACGCGACCCCCCTTGTGGTCAATCGTCACGCCCGACCACGCATTCACGCCGCCCGCGATCTTCCACGTGTCCTTGGGCCACGTGTCGTAGCCGAACTCCCCCGGGTGCGGGATCGTATGGAAGGTCCACCGGATCTTCCCCGTCTTCACGTCGTACGCGCGAATGTCACCGGGCGCGCTCGGCAACGCCTCGGGCACCGCCGTGCCCATGATCAGCATGTCCTTGTACACGCCACCCGGCGTGCTCGCGCTCACGGAAAGTCCCTTCACGGGGCGGTCGAGCCCCTCGCGGAGATCGACCCAACCCGAATCGTTCCCCCAGCCCGGCGCTTTCGCTCCGGTCTTTGCGTCGAGCGAGAACAGACGATATCGGTAGTTGAAGTACACGCGGCCGTCGTGCACTACGACGCCGCGGTAGCGGATGCGCGGACCGGCGAAGTGCCCGCCCGTCGGATCGAAGCTCCAGAGTTCTTTGCCCGTTCTCGCGTCGAGCGCGAAGGCGCGCTGCTTGGGCGACATCGCATAGAGCACGCCGTCGACCACCACGGGCACGGACTGCATCTCCGAGCCGTCGAACGCGTCCTTGGTATCGTAGGTCCACGCGACCTTGAGCGACGCGACGTTCGCGGGCGAGATCTGCGAGAGCGTGGTGTAGTGCGTGTGGTCGTCGCTCCCCTGATACACGGGCCAGTCGACGGAGCGGCCACCGCAGGCGGCGAGGGACAGGAGGGCGATGATGGTGGGAGTGCGCATGACTAGAAGATACAGGACGTTGCCGTGGCCGCCATTCGCGGGTCGTCTAGGCCGCGCCCGGAACCGCAACCGCGGTAGAACATGCGCTATTTTACGGGGAGCACGCGACCGTCGTGCCGCCGCCCCGCCCCGCCTCTTTTTCCCGCTCCGCGTGACCCTCCTTTCTGTATCCAACGTCGGCGTCTCTTTTGGCGCCACGGAACTGTTCAAAGACATCACCTTCACCGTGGCCGATGGCGAGCGGTGGGGGATTATCGGTCGCAACGGTGCCGGCAAGACGTCGATCTTCAACATCATCACGGGCGAGCTGCGCCCCACGGTGGGAAGCGTCGCGCGCAAGCCAGGACTTCGCCACGCGTTGCTCGATCAGCACCGCGCTTTTGAGGGCGCCACAACAGTGTGGCAAGCGGGTGCCGCCGCTTGGCGCGAGGTCATGGCGCTTGAGCAACGCATCGCCGAGCAGGCTATTGAACTTGGCAATATGGGCGAGCAGGTGACGGACGAATTCCTCGAGCAGTTCGGCCGCGACCAAGAGCGGTTTGCCGACATTGGCGGCTACATCTACCACGCCCGCGTCGACGCGGTGTTGCAAGGGTTGGGCTTTGACGCCGAGGAATCGAAGACGCGACTCGTGTCCACGCTGTCGGGCGGTGAGCGTGG
This Gemmatimonadota bacterium DNA region includes the following protein-coding sequences:
- a CDS encoding PQQ-binding-like beta-propeller repeat protein, with protein sequence MRTPTIIALLSLAACGGRSVDWPVYQGSDDHTHYTTLSQISPANVASLKVAWTYDTKDAFDGSEMQSVPVVVDGVLYAMSPKQRAFALDARTGKELWSFDPTGGHFAGPRIRYRGVVVHDGRVYFNYRYRLFSLDAKTGAKAPGWGNDSGWVDLREGLDRPVKGLSVSASTPGGVYKDMLIMGTAVPEALPSAPGDIRAYDVKTGKIRWTFHTIPHPGEFGYDTWPKDTWKIAGGVNAWSGVTIDHKGGRVFFAAGSASYDFYGANRLGDDLFANSIVALDANTGKRLWHFQGLKHDLWDRDFPASPALVTVTRDGQPVEAVVQITKTGHVWVLDRDTGKELFPSEWRQMPKASLDGEVAADSQRFPTIPRPFVRQQLTESELTDRTPEAHAAALKIFKENPTPHPFTPPTLTGTIIFPGVDGGGEYGGPSYDPKTGLLYVNANEMGWVLKMVRRDTVSLFNAYCAECHGPKTTPLAPTLTGVGKKYTRDQLVRVISDGTGRMPGFSQAMDDSMVGEIADFVLTGKPTHRAPKSVPTFMKYRNTTFDIFLDHEGYPGTKPPWGTLNAIDLNSGETKWSIPFGEYPKLAAQGIKNTGTDNYGAAIVTENGLLLIAATTYDNKMHAYDKATGKLLWEYTLPAAANNTPATYMIGGKQYIVVSCGGGKNGAPSGGTYVAFALP